The following coding sequences are from one Daphnia magna isolate NIES unplaced genomic scaffold, ASM2063170v1.1 Dm_contigs021, whole genome shotgun sequence window:
- the LOC116919338 gene encoding uncharacterized protein LOC116919338 isoform X1, with protein MLTNSKKRKLNVSSNSIEIERGETSTVQKKVRVKQTNGAVSVECKIMPDEEMMQSMVMWLRTHSSSVSNTPKIVNYYMEETFVYREIQQNKNKFQCASDVLKENPRYVDVEEGLLILQDFKRKYPASDPAALNKRFLSKFSSSLVKLAKRKGESIPKCSDECLRSLVLTLQLLPSVNNVKKASFDSKLGRLFLFVKENECISTLAEKKDSTYHKQPFLVVTGTMEHPISFNLVIDKTVIPLGCECSRAFNVLFASFFIFRLEYPKYLDKFFIFFEQFVFEIFLSKNNKISASNQDFVNVLEHIAGDEAFNS; from the exons ATGCTTACAAactccaaaaaaagaaaattaaatgtgTCTTCAAACTCCATTGAAATCGAACGTGGTGAAACATCTACAGTgcaaaaaaaagtaagagtAAAACAGACGAACGGTGCTGTGTCCGTGGAATGCAAGATTATGCCAGACGAAGAAATGATGCAGTCAATG GTGATGTGGTTAAGGACCCACTCGTCGTCTGTCAGTAACACTCCAAAAATCGTCAATTATTACATGGAAGAAACATTCGTCTACCGGGAAAtccagcaaaacaaaaacaagtttcagtGTGCCAGTGACGTTCTTAAAGAAAATCCCCGTTACGTTGACGTTGAGGAGGGTTTGTTG atCCTTCAGGATTTTAAACGAAAGTATCCTGCCAGCGATCCGGCTGCCCTAAACAAAAGATTTTTATCTaaattttcatcttctttggTGAAATTGGCCAAAAGGAAGGGAGAATCTATTCCGAAATGCAGTGATG AATGTTTAAGATCCCTGGTATTAACTCTTCAGTTACTGCCAAGTGTCAACAACGTTAAGAAAGCCAGCTTTGACTCAAAACTAGGTCGCCTTTTCCTCTTTGTAAAG GAAAATGAATGCATTTCAACCTTGGCTGAAAAGAAAGATTCTACATACCATAAGCAGCCATTCCTTGTTGTCACCGGGACGATGGAGCACCCTATTTCTTTCAATTTGGTGATTGACAAAACTGTAATTCCTCTAGGATGTGAATGTTCTAGagcatttaatgttttatttgcttcttttttcatttttcgtctTGAATATCCTAAGTATTTAGacaaattcttcatttttttcgaACAGTTTGTTTTCGAGATTTTCTTgagtaaaaataacaaaataagcGCATCAAATCAAGATTTTGTCAACGTCCTCGAACACATTGCAGGTGATGAGGCTTTTAATTCCTGA
- the LOC116919338 gene encoding uncharacterized protein LOC116919338 isoform X2 codes for MLTNSKKRKLNVSSNSIEIERGETSTVQKKVRVKQTNGAVSVECKIMPDEEMMQSMVMWLRTHSSSVSNTPKIVNYYMEETFVYREIQQNKNKFQCASDVLKENPRYVDVEEGLLILQDFKRKYPASDPAALNKRFLSKFSSSLVKLAKRKGESIPKCSDECLRSLVLTLQLLPSVNNVKKASFDSKLGRLFLFENECISTLAEKKDSTYHKQPFLVVTGTMEHPISFNLVIDKTVIPLGCECSRAFNVLFASFFIFRLEYPKYLDKFFIFFEQFVFEIFLSKNNKISASNQDFVNVLEHIAGDEAFNS; via the exons ATGCTTACAAactccaaaaaaagaaaattaaatgtgTCTTCAAACTCCATTGAAATCGAACGTGGTGAAACATCTACAGTgcaaaaaaaagtaagagtAAAACAGACGAACGGTGCTGTGTCCGTGGAATGCAAGATTATGCCAGACGAAGAAATGATGCAGTCAATG GTGATGTGGTTAAGGACCCACTCGTCGTCTGTCAGTAACACTCCAAAAATCGTCAATTATTACATGGAAGAAACATTCGTCTACCGGGAAAtccagcaaaacaaaaacaagtttcagtGTGCCAGTGACGTTCTTAAAGAAAATCCCCGTTACGTTGACGTTGAGGAGGGTTTGTTG atCCTTCAGGATTTTAAACGAAAGTATCCTGCCAGCGATCCGGCTGCCCTAAACAAAAGATTTTTATCTaaattttcatcttctttggTGAAATTGGCCAAAAGGAAGGGAGAATCTATTCCGAAATGCAGTGATG AATGTTTAAGATCCCTGGTATTAACTCTTCAGTTACTGCCAAGTGTCAACAACGTTAAGAAAGCCAGCTTTGACTCAAAACTAGGTCGCCTTTTCCTCTTT GAAAATGAATGCATTTCAACCTTGGCTGAAAAGAAAGATTCTACATACCATAAGCAGCCATTCCTTGTTGTCACCGGGACGATGGAGCACCCTATTTCTTTCAATTTGGTGATTGACAAAACTGTAATTCCTCTAGGATGTGAATGTTCTAGagcatttaatgttttatttgcttcttttttcatttttcgtctTGAATATCCTAAGTATTTAGacaaattcttcatttttttcgaACAGTTTGTTTTCGAGATTTTCTTgagtaaaaataacaaaataagcGCATCAAATCAAGATTTTGTCAACGTCCTCGAACACATTGCAGGTGATGAGGCTTTTAATTCCTGA
- the LOC116918687 gene encoding uncharacterized protein LOC116918687 has protein sequence MSDSIIRGIIRNVPINNSDEELAELLADQGVTKTQRFSSMSDNGTKVPSQTVTLFFNTPSLPREVVIAHEIFQVKQFIPRPALYRRCWNFGHPEEFCKTKQSCKYCSLHHPLDPTCLNPSKCPTCGIPGHAAGTTECPIFQNKQKIIKFVYENKLPIGEASKLLSKPQSMKPISIPNMATTAKNDIDLDNIKQEINHLRSQILLLKNHQPPEHTEARLSTLENTVEIMKKQIAPLVNLPEKVNNLQKNMDSGFEATHNQLETLMNLVKESLTLNNNDRPPPKPPHTIDRRATTTTNKKWLDR, from the coding sequence ATGTCGGACTCCATCATCAGGGGGATCATTCGTAACGTACCAATCAACAACTCAGATGAAGAACTCGCAGAACTTCTGGCAGATCAGGGAGTCACCAAAACCCAAAGATTTTCATCCATGTCAGATAATGGGACCAAAGTACCATCCCAAACGGTTACACTCTTCTTCAACACACCATCTCTCCCACGAGAAGTAGTAATAGCCCACGAAATATTCCAGGTTAAACAATTCATCCCACGACCAGCCCTCTACAGAAGATGCTGGAACTTTGGCCATCCTGAGGAATtctgcaaaacaaaacaatcatgtAAATACTGCTCACTCCACCACCCACTTGATCCCACCTGCCTTAACCCATCTAAATGCCCCACTTGCGGAATACCTGGACATGCAGCGGGAACAACAGAATGCCCCATCTTCcagaataaacaaaaaataataaagttCGTCTACGAAAACAAACTACCCATAGGGGAAGCCAGCAAGCTTCTCAGCAAACCGCAAAGCATGAAACCGATCAGCATCCCGAACATGGCCACAACCGCTAAAAACGACATCGATCTGGACAACATCAAGCAAGAAATCAACCACCTAAGATCCCAAATCCTCCTCCTTAAAAACCACCAACCACCTGAACACACAGAAGCCAGACTCTCAACCCTTGAAAATACAGTCGAAATTATGAAGAAACAAATTGCTCCACTAGTTAACCTCCCAGAAAAAGTCAACAACTTACAAAAGAACATGGATTCCGGCTTCGAAGCCACACACAACCAATTAGAAACGCTGATGAATCTGGTGAAGGAGAGCCTGACACTGAATAACAATGATCGCCCACCACCAAAACCACCCCACACGATAGACCGccgagcaacaacaacaacaaacaagaaatggCTGGATCGATAA